TGTTCATGTTGGAATGACAAAATGGCTTCTGCATTATTAATTCAATATTTGATCAGGGGTAGAGAAtctaattcacttaaataagcTAGAATATTTGTAGCTTGTTTAGTGATGTTTGACATTTATTTCTATAATTTATTTTGGATTTACATAGAGTCATGTTGCATTCTTTGCAGAAAAAACTGGCATCTCATTCCCTAATGATCAATCTGTTGTTGGACTTCTCCCTCAACCTTCTAGTTTTGGAAACAGGCAAGTGATTCTCTCAGAAATCCTCAACTTATCATGAAAAATAATAGGGAAATTCCATGTGGGGGCATTGTGTTTTGGACTTCTCATACAGTGGACAGGATTTTGTTTAAATTTACATGATGCCCGTTTCGTATTGATCACATTCATATGGTTTCTTTTTATTAGCTTCTTCCTTGAGACTGGTTTAGTTTTGCAAATTAAACATAGCCAAAACTCTCTATCGGTCTATCCTCTATCTTATGCCCTCCAAAGTTCTTTAAATTTATAAATGGTCACCAAAAAGATATTAATGAAAGGCTTGAAACAAATTGTTTGACTAATGAAACAGAAAAAGAGAAACTTTTTCCTATGATCTATCTGATATTGTCATCACGGACTCCATGGTAGTTGGAAGAGATTGAAGTTATCCGAATGGCTTAGTCAGGGAAAAAACTCACTGTTGACTTGTGTATGAATGAAACGCTTCCATATAATTGGTTGTCAAGACTGCAAGGTGccatttgaattttaaaatgtatgttaACTATATCAAAAAGCACTAAAAACGAGGATACTGTTTGGAACTTCCCAAAAGATTATCAAAAGTGGCTTGTGAGAGACAAAAAGTTGTACTTctctgtttttttgtttttttgttaaaGTACTTCTCTGTTTGTCTTAGCTAGAGAATTTTCTCCTACACAGTGCGGCAAGGAAACTGAATTTCCATGCAATCTGCGCATTCAGgacataaattttttaatacacgtcgtgtttgttttttacTGTGGTTACCTTGCAGGTTACTGATTGCCTATCAGTATGGGCTATTCGTTTTATGGGATGTTGTTGAATCTAAGGTTATAGTCTTGAAAGGTGACAATGATTTGCTTATAAAGGATCACCTATCTGAATCTCCAAGTAAATTAGCTGCTGATACACTTGAAGATGAACATGAACATATGAATGAGAAAGAAATTACTGCTCTCTGTTGGGCATCTTCAGTTGGCTCGATGCTTGCTGTAGGATATATTGATGGAGACATTTTGCTATGGAACATACCAAGAGGTGCTTTCTCCAAAAGTAAAAAAGCTGGTGTAACATGTGATGATGTTGTGAAGCTTCAATTATCTTCAGCTGAGAAGAGACTTCCTGTCATTTTTTTGTGTTGGGGTGAGAGCAGTATATCTCAAAGCAGCTGTGGTGGCCAACTTTTTGTCTACGGAGGCTGTGAAATAGGAGCTGAAGAAGTTATAACGGTTGGTTGTTTAagttattattttcatttttttggtgATTTTCCTTGACTGTATGGTGATATTTCTGggttgtagtgttgtaccttccTTTTGTTGGTCCATATTTCTTAACAAAGTGTTTGCTATACTGCTATGACATATGAGCCTGTGTTTGTAAAATATTCTCTGTCGACTTGTTTGGATAGCCCAGAGGTACTTGGGATTCTTTATCTAGTTCAGTACTACTGTGCTTCTAGATTACACATATTTATTCGTGACTGTTAGTTTCTTGCTTTAAGTGAACGAGTAAATAACTGGGTACCATACATTTGTACATCTGCAAGGATCAAGAAATCATTGGAAAGTTCTGGAGGTGAGTGTCTAAAATTTTGCTGAAACAAAAACTTATTTTCTGGTATCAAATGAGTtcttctttttatatttttttggtaaggATCTCTACTGTGAGAATCCTTGAAGAAAATTACAgatatcatcattatcattatcattacccccattgcctcaaagaagCTCCGGcgagaagcggggtaaggggggggggtcggacgtacccagccttacccctgcaattgcagagaggttgtttccaattgacccaaaatcaATAACGGGATGACAatgggacgaccatcttctacttcatggaaaggaagcgaagatgttttaagagccattttgatttagtccattacatcccacagccaaaagaacaaatgaatctttggctccatttGAGATGGACAAAATTACATATATCCAACCCAAAAGTTCACAAGTTTCCTGTGGTGGATTGGTACTTTGGTAGGACAATAGGATATTTTGATGCGGTACAGTAAGCTGGTCTAGAGGCACATGAGTAGAGAGGTATGCTTTGGGGTTAGATTACGTCCTATTTGATATTCTTCAATTGATTCTTCTATCTTATCCTAGGGACTCTCTTGACATTTCGTACTCATTACTTCCAAACTGAATAGTTTTTGTAATGCTGATAGCTTCAATAAAAAGTATTGGGGCATTGGACTCAGATTGGTTTGTGATTCAGGCCTCTTTTTACACTTTCTTTGGTTGGATGTATGTTTGGGAGTTTTTGTATGAAGACCCTTTTTTTACACTTTCTTTGATTTTCATGTATGGCAGTCCGGCTATGAAGATCTGTTTTTTTATATTCCGTAAATAACTCTTTTTTCTTCGTGGGTTCTGACAGGTAGTGAGTCTTCAATGGTCTCCTGGCATGGAGACGCTACAAAGTGTTCGTCGTGTGGACTTCTCCCTCATTGGGGCCTTCGCAGATATGGTTTCATCATCAGTCCTAGAGACAGAAATGAAGAGCAGCTTTGATGGCCTTTTTGTATTGACTAGGCCGGGGAAGTTGCATTTTTATTGTACCGAGAGTTTGTCGGCTTTACTTTCTCAGACGGAGAGAAAATCACCTGTATCCGGTACAGAATCTCCTGTGGTAATTCCCATTTCTGATCCTCAAATGACAGCTGCAAAATTGAGCTTGCAGCCTTCTGATGGGAATTTGGCAATGTGGCTTTCAGAGGTATTATACAGTGTAAAAATGGTCAATAGGGGAGTCTCTCAGATTCTTTACTCCAGCATTTATTTTTTTGCTATTAATTGTAGATGGCTTCAGATTGTTTGACACTGAATCCAGCTGAAGGGAGAAAGTGGCCACTGACTGGGGGTGTACGAAGGGAAATAACCTCTTCTGAAGAAATTCCACAGAAAATGATCTACATAGTTGGCTACCAAGATGGATCTGTCCGAATTTGGGATGCCACGAGTCCAACATTTCAACTCGCTTCCACTATAAAAGGTCAGGTTAGTGTTCCATCAAACTTGATGTACGTGTTTATCAGGTAGAGTATGTGGATGATGAACCTTGATCATCGGTTTTCTAGTTAAAGCTGTTATTGATTATTCTCAGGTGCATGGTATAGCAAATGCTGGTTCAAATGTTTCTGTAACAAAGTTAGACTTTTGTGCATCAATGATGAATTTGGCAGTTGGCACTCACTGTGGTGAGGTGGGAATTGGTTCTCCATCTTCAAGATGACTAGTTAGCCGTTCAGTATCTATCTTTGGTTTTCACCTTGCAATTACGTTGTTTTAGGTCCGTGTATACAGCCTAAATAATGATGCTGTTGGAACAAACTCAACAAAGCTTCACTGGATTAATAATTCTGAACGTACTGGTATGTAGTGTATATTTGAAAGCATTGCATTTAAAGATTTAAGTTTTCCATATAATATATACCAAATATTTAGTGTTGGTATTTTGATCTTCTTAAGCATAGCTGACTGGCTACATGTTATCCGTAGTCTATGATGTACCATCACAGAAGGGCCCTAAATGCGGAGCTGTTTTCTCCTTGGTGAATTCTCCAGTGCAGTCACTTCAATTTTCTACTTCTGGAACCAAACTTGCTGTGGGATATGAAAGCAGTCATGTCAGTAGCTTCTTTGCAAATACTTATATACTTGTATTTATCAAGACAAATAGTGTTTAGCTAATTGGATGCCATTTTTGTTCTTCCTCCCACCTCCATTAGTTATTGTTTTAGTTTATGATCAAAATGACTCTTTTTATGCTGTCTTTCAGGTAGCAGTTCTTGATATGATCTCGCTGTCAGTTTTGTATTCAACAGATTCTGTAGCCAGATCTAAATTTCCAGTCATTTCAgtaattttaaaagaattttcaGATGCTCATGGCTTTAGTAGAGGGTCAAAGCATTTAGGGCCAAAGAATATGGAACAGCCTGGAGAAGAGCTGTTGTTTACCATAACCCAGGATGCAAAAGTCAGTGTTGTTGATAGCAAGAGTGGAAGTTCTATCAGCTCCCGGTCATTTCATCCCAAGGAGCAGACAGCAATCAGCATGTATGTTTTAGGCAAGTGATAAACATCCACAGAAATAATGGTTGTTATATGCCTTTCTCTGTTTAAGTTTTGTCATTTAACTTGGGCTTGAATCTTAGAAGGCAATTGTTTCACGTCTGCATCATTGGAGCACCATGATCAGTTAAATAAGGAAGCCAAACTCCTAGATGAGCCTAAGCAAGATGTTTCCTCAAAAAGAGGTGACTTGAAGGATACCGAACATCTTTTCACGGATGAAGAGAGGTTGTTGGATTCTCACTTTTTGCTTTGTTGTGAGAACTCATTACGCTTATACTATACCAAATCCGTAATACAGGTAATACAATAGTCTACTCCCTACCTATTTGTTTATTGTGTATAATCTTTTACCAGGCTAACCTTTAATCATTGAATCTAGGGTGAAGATAAACCAATTTGCAAGGTGAAACTTGCAAAACCTTGTTCGTGGACTTCCATTTTTAAGAAAGATGACAAGGTTGTTGGTCTTATCTTGGTCTACCAGTCTGGGGACCTTGAAGTTAGGTATAAAGCCAAAAAGTGCTTGCTTACAACTCCCCCTCCCCGGCTCTCCCCCATGTGGCCCTCTAGGCTGTTATTTTTTAGCCTTGAAAAGCTTGCTTAAAGGCCTTTGTCATGCATTACCCCTGCAGATCGTTTCCTGATTTGGAGATGCTGGCAGAAAGCTccttattttcagttttaaggTGGAATATGAGACCGAACATGAAGCTTGCGAGTTGTACAGACAATGGGCAGATCTGTCTGGTAATATATTTTTGTGTCGTAACAATCTTGGAAAACGGCTTGTGACTTGTAatttaaaaattgttaatttttcacCCAACACTTCTTTGCTAGCTACTTTCTAAACAATGATTCACTGACTCAGATATCTGATCTTCTAATCATTGCAGGCAAATGGAAGTGAATTGGCGTTTATCTCTTTGTCTACTTATGAAGTTGACACAAGGTCCTACCACGGTCTATTGTATCTGGCAATTTTTTCAAACTAAATATTTCATAAGGAAATGTTGACAAGTTCTCCACTTTGTTAAATTTTAGGTTTGTGAAATTTTTGCCTTCGCTTCATGATAAAGTTgtggctgctgctgctgatGCGGCAATTTCAGTCTCCATAAAACAGAAGAAACATGTGAGACTAAGCAATTTGTGTTTGCTATTTATTTTCTCATGTTGATTACTTATAGTACCTCTTTCTCCGTTGTGTAGTGACTTTGTTTGTGACAGGCTCCTTCTGCAGGTATTATTGGTGATATTGTGAAAGGCTTAAAGAAGGAAAAATCAAACAGTGCAAAAACTCCTGGTTGTCACTTGATTAAATTACGGGAAGTTTTTTCAAGGCCTGTTGTTCCTGATTCATCTATAGCCACTGTAgaagaaaaggaagaagaagagctTGACATAGGTACTAGTCCCCCCTCCAATGAACATGTTGAATGCTTAATTGTTCTTTTGGTTTCTGTTAATTAATTTTCATTTGTTATGAATCAGATGACATTGAAATTGACGAACCAGTTATGGTGGCTTCAACTTCATCCCATCAAGGTAATCTTGACGAGTTTGGTGTGCAGAAAAGCCAATTTTGACTTCTATGAGGGATAGGCATATCCTATAGTCCTGTACCTCTTAACCATATGTTTGCATTGGCATTGCAGAGAAGggaaaaacaacaaaaacaggAGACAGGTTATTTGATGGTGTTTCTGATGACCTAAAACCCAGAACAAGGACGACTGAAGAAATTATGGCAGCATATAAGGGGACAGAGGTAATTCGTTGGATATTATTTCACTTTTTGAAGCCCTTGGGATCTCTTTTCCTCCTGTTAGTCCTCTTTTATCCTTGGGGGTGTTAGTCCTCTTTTCCTTGGGGGTGTTAGTCCTCTTTTCCTTTGTTACTCTATGTATATCCTTTGAAGGTGCTATCTGTTTAATTATATACATCCAAGCTTACGCCATCTAATGGATATACTGTTTCAGTATGCGTCTGCAGCAGCTGAACGTGCAAGAAACAAGCTTTTAGAACGCCAAGAGAAACTCGAGGTAATATTAAGTTTGACCAACTTTCAGTTAACATGTTGTATTACTTGACAGAAATGGACTTTAAGGGAGGAGtgtctctctcctcctctctcCACTTGAATTTAAGAGTTGAATTGCAGTAAAATATAGATAAACATCCTGCATAGTATATTATATTGAAGACACTCACATCTGTTGCCCGTAGCCAAGAAACCTCCAAAACAGAAATATATATTGTCTCTCCACATGAAAAGTTATACTTCCTCCACTTCATAGTGATGTTCTAGTTTCTACTTTTCACGTTTACCAATTTTATATCATTTATCTCTAATTATACATTAgttaaattataaaagtttgataTTCTTAAAGTACGCATTGAGACgcatcaaacaagaccccacatCTAATATGTTTTGGCTTATATATTGAAAAGAATTTACAAGATTATCTTCAATTGTGAAATAGTGTTAAAGATCTGAATTTGAACATCATTacggaacagagggagtataaccAAGCAAATTTTGCAATTTTGATGTCTTTCTTTATTAAGTAAAGGAAATAAAATTTTTGATAAAAAGCTCAAGAATCTACGTGAGCTATGAGTTTGGTGTGAAAAGATCATTGTGCAGACGTAAAATTTTTCCATGAAATACTCTGTTGTCCGATCAGTTGGTTTCCAGTTTCACAACACATCTTATGTAGCAATCTTTGAATACATGAATAACTCCTGCCAATCTTTTGATCAGAGAGTCAACCAAAGATCAGAAGATCTGCGTAATGAAGCTGAAAATTTTGCATCAATGGCTAATGAGCTTGTAAAAACAATGGAAAGTAGGAAGAAAAAGTGGTGGAAGATATGAAGTTGACATGCCAAGCTTATTTATCTCGTCATTTTGTCGCTTTGGTTTGACATTCTTAACCTGTGGAATACAAGAGGGTACTTGGAAGAACCACCTGTTCAGAATCTTGCATCCAATgttaaaagaaaatgagtgtGGAAGATGTTTTTGTACAGGTTTCCGTTGAGTTTGGGTTGGTTCCAAACAAGTGTACAATTATTGTATACAATGTCCAGTTTTGTAAACGTGTGTCCAGTTTTACAATTATTGTATACAATGCCTTTTTTTCTTTAAATCTTGTGTCCATCCTCATTATTTTGGGAGGAGAAAGTACTGAAAACTTTGCTcgagattgatgtaaaggtccATTATTTTGGGGGGTTTTCCCCTGTTCATGAGCAAAATATCAAGATCCATAAAAAATTCCAGGAAATGGCAAATCATACCTTTTGTATTTTTGCATGTTACATTGATCTCTAATCTCATTACTCTGTATTTCATAAGAGTTCAAAGCATTTGCGGTTACCAGATCACTGGAGCAAAACCAACCTGGGAGTATCTGATTCAATTATTGTGAATTCATCGCTCTGATTCAACAGTAAAATCTTTTGATTAGGGTGAAATAGTTTTGGAAGACTTGCTCACTTGAAGACTTGAAGTCTTAAGGCTGCTGCTTTCTTCTTGCTTCAACACTTCAAATTTCAGGTTTAGATATATTGGGAATTACTGGAAATGAAAGGTTACAAGGCTTATAGTTTCATACTTTCAAATAATTTATGGGGTTCCCTGTAAGACTGTACTGTAATTGTATATCCACAGTGTCACACTGTCATGGTCGCAATAAATCTGATGAAGCCTGATTTTAGGGATGTAAGCATTGCAGGATAAGCAGATACCATCCAACACTATTATTGCTCATTTGATGAGCCAATTAGGGTTCAAAATTAACTCCATTCTAATCTTTGAAGCACCACAATGCATACATGCACCAAAACCCTAAGCTTACATGACACAGGATGAAAAAAATATAACCGCCATGCTATAAATTAGAAACTGCAGTACAAGTCAAGATTCCAAATCCGATTACATATGTCAGATAATGACTATCTTCATGTCCGGTACTGTAATCAAAATTTACATATGCAAAAAAAGCACCGGTTGGTAAAATTTATCAGCTAACTGAACCAGGATAGGGTAAGGTTTTCTTTTGTCTCCATGACTCTCCTTCTCTGGTTCCCTTCTTCTTCCAAAATCAGGTGGGAGTGTTTCAAGACCATAAATTTGCCCCGGCACCATCCACAAGTTTAGAGCCAAGCCTTTTGCCAATAAGGTCCTTCAATTCAATTTCACCTGGAAACCTTTGCATTCCCAACTTTGAAAACACCTACATTTGTACAATACATACAAAAAAGATGAGCAGCGATCACAAAATTTCACATGCCAAATGCAGATTCGATATTTCAGTCATTTTCACTCGGCAGAATTTTACAACGCTGATCCAAAAGAGGCTTCGTTCTCTTTAACTTAGTAATCAGTTTCAGCAATAAAAGTTTTGATGGGTAAAAATTGGTTTCAaacggtaaaaaaaaaaacaaaacaaaagagaagagaagcaACGAAACTAAGTTTTGATCAGTAAAAAACCATTTTAGTTTGCAAACAGTAAACAATGGTTTTAACAAGGAACAATCAGTTCAGTTTAGTGCCCGGTACTGCACAAAGCTTCAAATTAGGTATGAGTATAATTGAATTCATCAATTTACAACATAGTGAAGGACCCTCAGGCCTCAGCAGATCCTTAAATTTACTGCAAAAACTCAAGGCTTGCGGGCTTCAGGAGGAAATTTGGCCAAAAGGTCAGAGTGAAATGAAAAAAGGATGGGAAAACTCTTATATAGAAACATAAAATTATAGTGAACATCCAGACAACTTACCATTTCCCCATCAAGATACACTTCAAAAGCACCAGAGCTTTGTAGGTAAGACTGAAGGAAGTTCCCGAATAGCCAGGCTGCAGATATGGTTCCAAATCTATTGGCACGCAATGTGTAAAACCATGGAGGTGGAGACATTCCCAACCTAGGAAAGATCTGATCACCTGCCATTATCATGCCAACTACTCCAACTTGAGCAACAGGTACCAATTTGCTCAGGATGCGTTTTGGAGCAGGTGGTGGATAATTTGCAAGAGCAACATTAATTCCAGGAAACTGAGTCTCCAGCATATTCTTCATTGCCACGGCTGTGCCCCTAATACGGTAAAATAGTTCAATTTCAGAAAGATTATGGAGTTGCACGTATTTCCAAGAAAGATTATGGAGTTGCACATATATCCAAGCATACCCACGGTAGAACGATTAGATATTGGTTGAATAAATGTAGAGGTTTCAAAGGTTGGAATTCAAAGCTCACTTACAAGGGATAAAGGACATTGAAGCAGTTAGATTCAAGACATTCAACCAACAACAATCTTTACCTGATCCTCCTACCTATACACATCCAAGATTTATATCGAGACCATCTAAACAAACATCCATTTCCTTCAATAGTAAAATTTAACAATATATGATTTctaaaacaaatattttttttcatccTTTCAGGACCTTTCCTTAACTAAAGCTTATCTCCTGAGAGATTATTCCTTGCAGCTGGGACAATATGTGCCTAGTATTATGTTTCATTACAACAATAAAATATCAATTAGCTAAACATCCCTCCTCTCTTTTATTTTAAGAGAGTTTCTTCGGCATTCAAACAAATTATGACCCCCCCTACAATAATCCCACAGCTTCAAAGTTTCTAAATATTGTTATAATGACCATGTATACCACTAAGCATATGCAGATAGCACGAGTTCCGAAACCAGTTTATCCCTTAAACCAGAAATTAATTCTTATGTCGCAGCTGAATAAAATCAGTATTATTCCATGCTAACTCATAACAATCCTATGATTTGGATGAAAGTACCATCAAGTAGCTCTTGCTAGATAAAATCTCAATCCACAATAGGACCATTCCATATTGCTGAAAATACCAAATTGTACCAATGTCTTAAATAGTAAAGCGTGAAATCAGACTTAGTGTTCATCAAGAATCCACAAGTTAATGAACTTTTGGCTCACATAAAGAAACTGGCCAAAAGAATTTCCACTGAGATACCAAAGACCTTGCAACATATCTTTAAAAGGTTGTTCACACTATTAACGGGATATATcataaaataaaactcaacaCTTAGTATAAAGCATCCAAAAATGATAAGAGTTTGACTACTAACTAAAACATATATAGCCAAAGAAAATATAACGAGATTACTAAGGGCTTGTTAAGAATGACACGAGTAAAATGGGTTTGTAAGCGCATGTGACACTAGATAGAAACCAATGGAGGAACACTATCTTTGTGGACCAAGATAGACTCTTGGTTCATGCATCCGACCCCATCCTTGTGGGATTGGCTATGGTTCCGTTGTTGTATACTGCTTGAATTCTATATTTCTATGGGATTGTAAGAAAAATGGCTAGCATCAAGAACCTACTGCAACTGGCATGACTAATACTTGGAAAATTGCTAAGATATTTAATgaattgaaaaaattggaccaattaaaattaaaagatggcacaaaaaatgatagtataataagtttataaaaggaaagattctcccacgtaacaaacattgtgaaacaccctaaaaggaatacgtaacaaacataaAGAAACGGGGGGagtagtaaaaacaacgtgtttattatgcttaaattttctcataatctcatttattactataaatacaatgattttcaatcagtcgggtccaaaacgggttcggtcgggttttgacccattactttttgggttgttcgggttcggataaaatcgggttacgggtcacaaaatcttgttcaggacccattattttcgggtcggattcgggtcgatttttgccAGGTCTAATTCTATGGGATTGTAAGAAAAATGGCTAGCATCAAGAACCTACTGCAACTGGCATGACTAATACTGGAGGAAGTGGTTATTCAGTATTCATAAGGTAGTTCGCTCTCCAGAGATGAAGAGTACTCACAAAAGGCACTTGTTTGCAAGTTTTGCAGCAGCATAGACAAGACTTTTCCCCCTCGAATCCAAATAGACATATCAATTCATACATTCAGATATCCAAAATTGTTTTTTCCAGCATCCCTTTATAGATGTAACGTTTTTAAATCTCACGCTGCCTTTTTTGGCACTGCCTCTACTTTCTAAATTGAAAAGGAGGGTAAAGAAAAGTCCATATACCATATTCATTAGAACGACATGGTGAAGTTTTCTCGACCATCAAACAGTATTCACACTAAGTAATGATTAACGGCTTGGCTTATATCATTTGCAACATTGATGAATTTGGTTCCGTGAAGGCTGTGATGTATCCAAATTCCAAACCCCCAATTCAGAACTTTAGGAACCAATTTCTACAAAGAAGTTGTGAGCGACAACTACACCATCACAAGTTCAAACAACCTAATCTCCCTAGTTTCAAAAATGTACACATCCTTACATCAGATGAGCGATGTCACAACATGAAAAGACCCTATAAGTATATGATAATCAGCGAGGTACCGTATAAAAAAGTCAACCCGATCTCACTGTATGTCCATCTTCCTCCTCCAACCCCTGCAAACTTTCCTAATTTACTAAATTACATCTAAAGTCCAAACCATCCACGAAATGCAACTGCCTAATTAACTCATCTGACCGTATCAAATTGATATATCCTACCCGTATCACTCCTCCTCCCCCCTAATATTAGATAGAAATTGCAAACAAAGGGCGATTATACCACAATCGAAAAACATACAATCAAATATTATTATAATCATAAACAAGTGTGATTAAACTTTCACAAAATCAAAGGTTCAATTCagcatcaaatcaaatcaaaacccCAGAAaacaaaaaacccaaaaaaagagaagagaataatTACTTGTAAGAGCAAGAGGAGCAGAAATCGATAGTAACAGTACGGCCATAAGCAATAGAATTCGATTGCTGCAATTGATCAACAAacaaaaatcaataaattaaacaGATTGAATCAAAATCGAAGATtcgtaaaaaataataaatagagAAAGTGACCTGAGAAGGGAAATTTAGGGTTTGTTGGATTGGAGAAGAAGGTTTAGGAATAtgttgatggtgatgatgatgagaaGAGGGTTTAGGAGGAGGAGAAGAGAGAAAGAGGTTGAAGATGTCAGTGGAGAACAAGAACAGTGGAAGTCCAACTAGAAGAAGCTGAATTCGATCCATTGTCGCCGGAGATTTCCGATGACAGAAGTCAGAAGGGGATTTGGGTTTGGGGTTTTGGTTATCGATAGTCGATTACTCGATATTTGATAACAGACACCTTCTAAATTCTAATGATGTCTATTCTCGTAAAATGCTACTTCGCCACCGCAAATCTATTACTATGTacttcctccgtatttatttaagagatacacttggtcgggcacgagtattaagaaaaagaattgaataaaattaaataataaagcaactggggttgggtagatattttaataagtaaacaagtggggaccatgtcattttggtgcaACGCTCGGATTATGTAGGGGTGTGCACGATGCTCTTCGTGCACCTGCCCAAAAACGCacaaaaataacaataaaacgcaacaaacataaaaatcgcaaaaa
This Spinacia oleracea cultivar Varoflay chromosome 6, BTI_SOV_V1, whole genome shotgun sequence DNA region includes the following protein-coding sequences:
- the LOC110794868 gene encoding selT-like protein → MDRIQLLLVGLPLFLFSTDIFNLFLSSPPPKPSSHHHHHQHIPKPSSPIQQTLNFPSQQSNSIAYGRTVTIDFCSSCSYKGTAVAMKNMLETQFPGINVALANYPPPAPKRILSKLVPVAQVGVVGMIMAGDQIFPRLGMSPPPWFYTLRANRFGTISAAWLFGNFLQSYLQSSGAFEVYLDGEMVFSKLGMQRFPGEIELKDLIGKRLGSKLVDGAGANLWS